The following coding sequences lie in one Pseudomonas syringae CC1557 genomic window:
- the bcsZ gene encoding cellulose synthase complex periplasmic endoglucanase BcsZ — MPVLTMNLRRAAGWITGLLASATLTPALASAACNSPAWPFWQDYATRYVQPDGRMLESSLQANHSTSEGQSYGMLFALVANDRERFDKLWTWTVANMMGAEPKTRLPGWLWGQGADGSWKLQDANSASDADLWIIYALLEAARIWQHPAYRNDALALLKTVESRLIVNLPGLGKMLLPGPEGFAQPDHLWRLNPSYLPMPLLRRLSKEVPNGPWREVAENTAKLIEASSPKGFIADWVGYRGTSPKTGLFVVDPATGELGSYDAIRVYLWAGMTPASDPLAARVLARLDGMSSSTASKGVPPEKVQVIGGTSQGRGPFGYSAALLPYFQAKGQTWLVDQQQRRVESGVSKALARDPKDRTEPAYYNLMLSLFALGWVEKRYQFREDGTLTLSWETSCPRAAIR, encoded by the coding sequence ATGCCGGTCTTAACCATGAACCTGCGCCGTGCCGCAGGCTGGATAACCGGTCTGCTGGCGTCGGCAACCCTGACGCCTGCGCTGGCATCCGCCGCGTGCAACAGTCCGGCCTGGCCATTCTGGCAGGACTATGCAACGCGTTATGTGCAGCCGGACGGGCGCATGCTGGAATCCAGCCTGCAAGCCAACCACAGTACTTCGGAAGGCCAGTCCTACGGCATGTTGTTCGCCTTGGTCGCCAATGACCGCGAGCGCTTCGACAAGCTCTGGACGTGGACGGTCGCGAACATGATGGGCGCAGAGCCCAAGACCCGACTGCCGGGCTGGCTATGGGGGCAGGGCGCGGATGGCAGCTGGAAACTTCAGGATGCCAACTCAGCCTCGGATGCCGACCTGTGGATCATTTACGCGCTGCTGGAAGCCGCGCGCATCTGGCAGCACCCGGCGTATCGAAACGATGCGCTGGCGCTGCTCAAGACCGTCGAGTCGAGGCTTATCGTCAACCTGCCGGGGCTGGGCAAAATGCTCCTGCCCGGTCCTGAAGGTTTCGCGCAACCTGATCACTTGTGGCGTCTTAACCCCAGCTACCTGCCCATGCCGTTGTTACGACGGCTGAGCAAGGAAGTGCCCAACGGCCCGTGGCGGGAAGTCGCCGAGAACACCGCGAAGCTGATCGAGGCGTCGAGCCCGAAAGGCTTTATCGCTGACTGGGTAGGTTATCGCGGCACTTCGCCGAAAACCGGCCTGTTCGTGGTCGACCCGGCCACGGGCGAACTAGGCAGCTACGACGCAATTCGCGTCTACCTCTGGGCGGGCATGACGCCTGCCTCCGACCCGCTGGCTGCGCGCGTGCTGGCGCGTCTCGACGGGATGTCGAGCAGCACCGCTTCCAAAGGTGTGCCGCCGGAAAAAGTCCAGGTCATCGGTGGTACGAGCCAGGGCCGGGGACCGTTTGGGTATTCAGCCGCGCTGCTGCCGTACTTCCAGGCCAAGGGCCAGACCTGGCTGGTAGACCAGCAACAGCGCCGGGTTGAAAGCGGTGTCAGCAAGGCGCTCGCCCGCGATCCGAAAGACCGCACCGAACCCGCTTATTACAACCTTATGCTCAGCCTGTTTGCGTTGGGCTGGGTCGAAAAACGCTATCAGTTCCGTGAAGACGGAACCCTCACATTGTCCTGGGAGACGTCATGCCCGCGCGCCGCCATACGTTAG
- a CDS encoding SGNH/GDSL hydrolase family protein gives MPSVLAGMTLLVLGESHMSLADHLMEPLHDNLTRQGAIVHSIGACGASAGDWLISKKVDCGAEQTGNGKIVIKGRDATTTPIAELIAADKPDLVVIVIGDTMASYDKPSFPKAWAWQSVTSLTKAIAATGTKCAWVGPAWGKVGGMYQKNDARTQLMSQFLASNVAPCTYIDSLSFSSPGQWITTDGQHFTVAGYKSWGTAIGDALAGLPVTSVSAAGAKQ, from the coding sequence ATGCCTTCCGTTCTTGCCGGTATGACCCTTCTGGTCCTGGGAGAAAGCCACATGAGTCTGGCCGACCATCTGATGGAGCCGCTGCATGACAACCTGACCAGGCAAGGCGCCATCGTGCATTCGATTGGTGCCTGCGGGGCCAGTGCCGGTGACTGGCTGATCAGCAAGAAGGTCGATTGTGGCGCCGAGCAAACAGGCAACGGCAAGATTGTCATCAAGGGCCGCGACGCAACCACCACACCGATTGCCGAGCTGATCGCCGCTGACAAACCTGATCTGGTTGTCATCGTGATCGGCGACACCATGGCGTCCTACGACAAGCCTTCATTTCCCAAGGCCTGGGCGTGGCAGAGCGTGACCAGCCTGACCAAGGCCATCGCTGCTACCGGCACCAAGTGCGCCTGGGTCGGCCCGGCGTGGGGCAAGGTCGGTGGCATGTATCAGAAGAACGATGCACGCACCCAGTTGATGTCGCAGTTTCTGGCCAGCAACGTGGCACCGTGCACCTATATCGATTCGCTGAGTTTTTCCAGCCCTGGGCAATGGATCACCACTGACGGCCAGCATTTCACGGTCGCCGGTTATAAGTCCTGGGGAACTGCAATTGGCGATGCACTGGCCGGATTACCGGTCACCAGCGTCAGCGCAGCAGGGGCCAAACAATGA
- a CDS encoding MBOAT family O-acyltransferase, producing the protein MVFASLEFLMVFLPAFLLAYALSPAAWRNVTLLIGSWLFYGWLSPLFLSLHMVLTLVAWVGGLLIDRAREGSKGRIRLLAALIVVNVVVLCWYKYANIVAGTWSELITYYGAMPLEWQRVALPAGLSFIVLQAISYLVDVHRHTVPVERSFINYATYISMFGHSIAGPIIRYDWVRRELVQRHFNRQNFALGARRFMIGMSMKVLVADTLSPLVDVAFHVQNPSLVDAWVGCLAYSLQLFFDFAGYSAMAIGLGLMLGFHFPENFNRPYLANSIQDFWRRWHLSLSSWLRDYLYIALGGNRHGVWNTYRNLFLTMAIAGLWHGGDSWNYLLWGAAHGVALCVDRAWSRSSLPAIPKPLAHLLTLLFVCLAWTLFRAPDFATAMTMYAGQFGLHGLGLGDTLAVTLRPAHGMAALLGVACVLAPLAQVRCEQRFGKHLVFVWGAALWPVAGFLLSFALIASRETVPFLYFQF; encoded by the coding sequence ATGGTATTCGCCTCGCTCGAGTTTCTGATGGTGTTCCTGCCCGCTTTTTTGCTGGCCTACGCATTGAGCCCTGCGGCCTGGCGTAACGTCACGCTGTTGATTGGCAGTTGGCTGTTCTACGGCTGGCTGAGCCCGTTGTTCCTGTCGCTACACATGGTCCTGACGCTGGTGGCCTGGGTCGGCGGCTTGCTGATAGATCGGGCACGGGAAGGCTCAAAGGGGCGAATTCGCCTATTGGCAGCGTTGATCGTCGTCAACGTCGTTGTGCTGTGCTGGTACAAATACGCCAATATCGTGGCTGGCACCTGGAGTGAGCTGATCACGTATTACGGAGCAATGCCTCTGGAATGGCAGCGGGTGGCGCTGCCAGCCGGGCTTTCGTTCATTGTGTTGCAGGCAATTTCCTATCTGGTGGATGTTCACCGGCATACCGTGCCGGTCGAGCGCAGTTTCATCAATTACGCCACGTACATCTCAATGTTCGGCCATTCGATTGCCGGCCCGATCATTCGCTATGACTGGGTGCGCCGCGAGCTGGTGCAGCGTCATTTCAACCGCCAGAACTTCGCCTTGGGCGCACGGCGGTTCATGATTGGCATGAGCATGAAAGTATTGGTGGCCGATACGTTGTCACCCCTGGTCGACGTAGCGTTTCATGTGCAGAACCCGTCGCTGGTGGATGCCTGGGTCGGCTGTCTGGCGTACTCGCTGCAACTGTTTTTCGATTTCGCCGGGTACAGCGCCATGGCCATCGGTCTGGGGCTGATGCTGGGCTTTCACTTCCCGGAAAACTTCAACCGCCCGTATTTGGCCAACAGCATTCAGGACTTCTGGCGACGCTGGCATTTGTCACTGTCCAGCTGGCTGCGCGATTACTTGTACATCGCGCTGGGCGGTAATCGTCACGGCGTCTGGAACACCTATCGCAACCTGTTCCTGACCATGGCGATTGCCGGTCTGTGGCACGGCGGCGACAGCTGGAATTACCTGCTGTGGGGGGCAGCGCATGGCGTGGCGTTGTGCGTTGATCGCGCCTGGTCGCGCTCAAGCCTGCCCGCCATTCCCAAGCCGCTGGCGCATCTGCTGACGCTGCTGTTCGTCTGCCTGGCCTGGACACTGTTCCGCGCTCCGGACTTCGCCACTGCGATGACGATGTATGCCGGGCAGTTCGGCCTGCACGGTCTGGGCCTTGGCGATACGCTGGCCGTGACCTTGCGTCCGGCGCACGGCATGGCGGCATTGCTGGGTGTGGCCTGTGTGCTCGCGCCGTTAGCGCAGGTGCGCTGCGAACAGCGCTTTGGTAAACACCTGGTGTTTGTCTGGGGAGCGGCGCTATGGCCGGTTGCCGGATTTCTATTGTCGTTCGCGCTGATTGCCAGCCGCGAGACGGTTCCGTTTCTGTACTTTCAGTTTTGA
- a CDS encoding alginate O-acetyltransferase AlgF: MITVRLMAGSVAALLIGFDACAADIALYPTGPAQDSAFIRFINAATAPLQVIAREGQTPLQLDMTKPVSLFFPVQASSPVKGTLISGDKKLPLDISVEPGEFATVVVTAQADGSLTPVTVREQPDDFNGLKASLAFFSLDAGCSEASLRPAGRSGDLFKAVPTGTLQRRSINPVSLSVQLVCANATVGAPLDLGELKAGERYSVLLVPSATGPRLLSATDSLSN, from the coding sequence ATGATTACCGTGCGCCTGATGGCTGGCAGCGTTGCGGCCCTGTTGATCGGTTTTGACGCTTGTGCAGCCGATATCGCCCTGTATCCCACCGGGCCTGCGCAGGATTCGGCGTTCATTCGCTTCATCAATGCTGCCACTGCGCCGCTGCAGGTGATAGCCCGCGAAGGTCAGACGCCGTTGCAACTGGACATGACGAAGCCTGTCTCTCTGTTCTTCCCGGTGCAGGCCAGCAGCCCGGTAAAAGGCACGCTGATCAGCGGTGATAAAAAGCTGCCACTGGACATCAGTGTCGAGCCCGGCGAGTTCGCCACGGTCGTGGTCACTGCGCAGGCCGATGGCAGCCTCACGCCTGTCACCGTTCGTGAGCAGCCGGATGACTTCAATGGTTTGAAGGCTTCACTGGCGTTCTTCAGCCTTGATGCCGGCTGCAGCGAGGCAAGCCTGCGCCCGGCCGGTCGCAGCGGCGACCTGTTCAAGGCGGTCCCGACCGGCACGCTGCAGCGTCGCTCGATCAATCCGGTGAGCCTGTCCGTGCAACTGGTCTGCGCCAACGCCACTGTCGGCGCGCCACTGGATCTGGGCGAACTCAAGGCCGGCGAGCGCTACAGCGTATTGCTGGTACCGTCCGCCACAGGTCCGCGCCTGTTGTCGGCCACGGACTCATTGTCCAACTGA
- a CDS encoding cellulose biosynthesis protein BcsC, with protein MPARRHTLVIGLVAAIAASVAHAQDNAVEAQLIEQGQYWQARSNAARATEIWQKVLQIDPYQVHALYGMGLIGVRQNTPQQAQTYLARLKSLSPLPWQAVQLEQDIALSQPQNQALLDEARRLADAGERDKATGVFRKLFNGRLPEGSVGREYYTNLGFNNADWPEARKGFERLMRQNPDDSILALFFAKHLARREDSRAEGIAALARLSTHPDIAGDADQSWRMALVWTGPPTAAQLPLFDAFLKVHPDDQEIRDQMNKGRKQTADSPASGWQQDPLVARGLRALEKNDHAAAEEAFVARLKIKSDDADALGGLGVVRQQQNRLSEAEQLLTRATRQPGGARWKSALESVQLWASLQQARDLQARGQTGKAQELLSQVQRQNPDSVDVRLTQADLQAQAGQLDAALAGYRQVLATRRGNPQAVRGLINVLAQSGQADEALRMLDTLSPAEQAALGNSDRFKALRSTQVARLAEQRGDLRAAQAALKEAVKNDPDNVWTRFDLARLYVKTDEAPKARALIDELLKAQPNNIDALYTSALLSVEMGRWQDAQATFARIPVDQRTPDMRALADDITMTVQINLAIGIARRGQRQEALALLDRLQPVASNSPERQLTLASAYIDAGEPERGRDMARAAIAQAPAPSADLMLQYAGLLLAAGDDVQVNAILRNVQGQPMGASTRKRFDDVLYRYRIRQADLLREGGDLAGAYNTLAPALAQRPDDIQAVSAFARMYTAKGEHVRAFELYKPLLQRQPNDPQVLLGAADAAVKAHDYSFAEKALGQLRTLERNDPQTLTEAARIYQSMGQTAAATELLRKAVAIEQSEKQRALAQAGPSTNAAANPFAASGSRSLSAVSAIPAPAQVTLGGGATAETVAPRDTAYLGQVVSPQPLPVRPTQSVRDNPFLATVDRDQASSAQQALNRILERRSGFVTQGLTVRSNNSESGLSKLTVVETPLEINVPAGDNRIAVRVTPVSLNAGSVKSGSGSRFGGGTNGAAGSQSDKGVGLAVAFERPEEGLKADIGTTPMGFKYSTVVGGASVDRPLGDNPDLRYGLNVSRRPVTDSVTSFAGSTDERSGLSWGGVTANGGRGQISYDDQTIGGYGYGSWHKLVGTNVKSNTRGEVGGGVYWYLRNTEDSKLTAGLSVMGMSYANDQSYFTYGHGGYFSPQSFFAIGLPVMWSQRTERFSYQIKSSVGVQHFKQDGAEFFPDDSNLQAASGQRYAGQSKTGLGYNLSAAGEYKLNSRLFLGANLGLDNARDYRQLGGALYLRYMFEDMTGPMELPVSPYRSPYSN; from the coding sequence ATGCCCGCGCGCCGCCATACGTTAGTCATCGGACTGGTTGCCGCTATCGCAGCCAGCGTCGCTCATGCTCAAGACAATGCTGTGGAGGCGCAGCTCATCGAGCAGGGCCAATACTGGCAGGCTCGCTCGAACGCCGCTCGCGCCACCGAGATCTGGCAGAAAGTACTGCAGATTGACCCCTATCAAGTACACGCCTTGTATGGCATGGGCTTGATCGGCGTCAGACAGAACACACCGCAACAGGCACAGACCTATCTGGCTCGGCTGAAGTCACTGTCGCCGTTGCCTTGGCAAGCCGTCCAACTGGAACAAGACATCGCCCTGAGCCAACCTCAGAATCAGGCGCTGCTCGATGAGGCCCGACGCCTCGCCGATGCCGGTGAGCGCGACAAGGCGACCGGAGTATTTCGCAAGCTGTTCAACGGCCGTTTGCCCGAAGGCAGCGTGGGGCGCGAGTATTACACCAACCTGGGCTTTAACAATGCAGACTGGCCCGAGGCGCGTAAAGGCTTTGAGCGCCTGATGCGGCAGAACCCGGACGACTCGATCCTTGCACTGTTTTTTGCCAAGCATCTGGCGCGTCGCGAAGACAGTCGCGCCGAAGGTATCGCCGCATTGGCGCGCTTGAGCACTCATCCGGACATCGCTGGTGACGCCGATCAGAGCTGGCGCATGGCGCTGGTCTGGACCGGACCGCCCACGGCGGCGCAGTTGCCGCTGTTCGACGCGTTTCTAAAGGTCCATCCCGATGATCAGGAAATTCGGGATCAGATGAACAAGGGGCGCAAGCAGACAGCGGACAGCCCAGCCTCCGGCTGGCAGCAGGATCCGCTGGTGGCGCGCGGGCTTAGAGCGCTGGAGAAGAATGATCATGCGGCAGCGGAGGAAGCGTTTGTCGCGCGACTGAAAATCAAGTCTGACGATGCCGATGCATTGGGCGGCCTGGGCGTGGTGCGTCAACAACAGAATCGACTGTCGGAAGCCGAGCAACTGCTGACCCGCGCCACTCGCCAGCCAGGCGGTGCACGTTGGAAAAGCGCGTTGGAGAGCGTGCAGCTGTGGGCCTCGTTGCAACAGGCTCGCGATCTTCAGGCCAGGGGGCAAACCGGCAAGGCTCAGGAATTGCTGTCTCAGGTCCAGCGGCAGAACCCCGACAGCGTCGATGTGCGTTTGACCCAGGCCGATCTGCAGGCCCAGGCCGGTCAACTCGACGCAGCACTGGCCGGCTACCGTCAGGTGCTGGCCACCCGTCGCGGTAACCCGCAAGCCGTGCGCGGCCTCATCAACGTGTTGGCGCAGAGCGGTCAGGCTGATGAAGCGTTGCGTATGCTCGACACCTTGTCGCCTGCCGAACAGGCAGCACTGGGCAACAGCGACCGCTTCAAGGCGCTGCGTTCCACCCAAGTGGCGCGGCTGGCCGAGCAGCGCGGTGATCTCCGCGCTGCCCAGGCTGCCTTGAAAGAGGCCGTGAAGAATGATCCGGACAATGTCTGGACCCGCTTCGACCTGGCGCGCCTGTACGTCAAGACCGATGAGGCGCCGAAGGCCCGCGCGCTGATCGACGAATTGCTCAAGGCCCAGCCCAACAATATCGATGCGCTTTACACCAGCGCATTGCTTTCAGTGGAAATGGGCCGTTGGCAGGACGCACAAGCAACTTTTGCGCGCATCCCTGTTGATCAGCGAACCCCGGACATGAGAGCGCTGGCCGACGATATCACCATGACGGTGCAGATCAATCTGGCCATCGGTATCGCCCGCCGCGGGCAGCGTCAGGAAGCGCTGGCACTGCTTGATCGTCTGCAACCGGTTGCCAGTAACAGTCCGGAGCGTCAACTCACGCTGGCCAGCGCTTACATTGATGCGGGCGAACCGGAGCGTGGCCGCGATATGGCTCGCGCCGCCATTGCCCAGGCGCCTGCGCCGTCGGCAGACCTGATGCTGCAATACGCCGGTCTGCTGCTGGCCGCGGGTGATGACGTGCAGGTCAATGCGATCCTGCGCAATGTGCAGGGCCAGCCGATGGGCGCATCTACCCGCAAGCGTTTCGATGACGTGCTTTATCGATACCGCATTCGCCAGGCCGATCTGCTGCGTGAAGGTGGCGACCTGGCAGGCGCCTACAACACGCTTGCCCCCGCGTTGGCACAGCGTCCGGACGACATTCAGGCAGTGTCTGCCTTCGCCCGGATGTACACCGCCAAGGGGGAACATGTCAGAGCGTTCGAACTGTACAAACCGTTATTGCAGCGCCAGCCCAATGATCCGCAAGTGCTGCTGGGCGCGGCCGATGCAGCGGTAAAGGCCCATGATTATTCATTCGCCGAAAAGGCGCTGGGCCAGCTTCGTACGCTGGAACGTAACGACCCGCAGACCCTGACCGAAGCTGCGCGAATCTATCAGAGCATGGGGCAGACCGCAGCCGCCACTGAGTTGCTGCGCAAAGCCGTGGCCATAGAACAGAGTGAAAAGCAGCGCGCGCTGGCGCAGGCTGGCCCATCCACCAACGCGGCAGCCAACCCGTTCGCGGCCTCGGGCTCCCGCAGCCTGTCTGCCGTGTCGGCGATTCCAGCCCCTGCCCAGGTGACACTCGGCGGTGGTGCGACGGCCGAAACCGTCGCGCCACGCGACACGGCTTATCTCGGTCAGGTGGTCTCACCACAACCGCTGCCGGTCAGGCCTACACAGAGCGTGCGTGATAATCCGTTTCTGGCAACCGTCGATCGCGATCAGGCCAGCAGCGCGCAGCAGGCGCTTAATCGCATTCTGGAGCGGCGCAGCGGCTTCGTCACCCAAGGGTTGACCGTGCGCAGCAACAACAGCGAATCCGGCCTGAGCAAACTCACCGTGGTCGAGACCCCGCTGGAGATCAATGTTCCGGCCGGTGACAACCGGATTGCCGTGCGCGTCACGCCGGTGTCGTTGAATGCCGGCAGCGTAAAGTCCGGTTCGGGTTCCCGCTTCGGCGGCGGCACCAACGGTGCTGCGGGTTCGCAAAGCGATAAGGGTGTCGGTCTGGCAGTGGCGTTCGAACGTCCCGAGGAAGGCCTCAAGGCTGACATCGGTACGACGCCGATGGGCTTCAAATACAGCACGGTCGTGGGGGGCGCGAGCGTCGACCGACCGCTGGGTGACAACCCTGATCTGCGTTACGGCCTCAACGTGTCGCGGCGCCCGGTCACTGACAGCGTGACCTCCTTTGCCGGTTCCACTGACGAGCGCAGCGGCCTCTCTTGGGGCGGCGTCACGGCCAACGGTGGGCGTGGTCAGATCAGCTACGACGATCAGACTATCGGCGGCTATGGCTACGGCTCCTGGCACAAGCTGGTTGGCACCAACGTAAAATCCAACACCCGCGGCGAAGTGGGCGGAGGCGTTTACTGGTACCTGCGCAATACCGAGGACAGCAAGCTGACCGCCGGCCTCAGCGTGATGGGCATGAGCTACGCCAACGACCAGAGTTACTTCACCTACGGCCACGGTGGCTATTTCAGCCCGCAAAGCTTCTTTGCCATTGGCCTGCCGGTGATGTGGTCGCAGCGCACCGAGCGCTTCAGCTATCAGATCAAGAGTTCGGTCGGAGTCCAGCACTTCAAGCAGGACGGCGCCGAGTTCTTCCCCGACGACAGCAACCTGCAAGCCGCTTCCGGCCAGCGCTACGCAGGGCAGAGCAAAACAGGGCTTGGCTACAACCTGAGCGCGGCGGGTGAGTACAAGCTCAATTCCAGGCTGTTTCTCGGGGCCAACCTGGGCCTGGACAACGCTCGGGACTATCGCCAGTTAGGCGGCGCTCTTTACCTGCGCTACATGTTCGAGGACATGACCGGCCCCATGGAACTGCCGGTCAGCCCTTACCGTTCACCTTATTCCAACTGA
- a CDS encoding alginate O-acetyltransferase AlgX-related protein, with the protein MTSPSAVPPPPGQLAMRAGNVAGITLAVFLGVGLLSSCMLLLGGKVELLPKPLTLDAALHGEVTHKLAKQLSGTFLAQKAANIERGASWLLFHDTGPRVREGCPGWLFLTDEFKLNRNAQANAQRKAQAVIDVQRSLKKRGIDLLVAIVPDKSRIAATQRCGLYRPDVLQARVASWTTDLNAAGVDTLDLSAPLQSLGETAYLRTDTHWSEAGANTAAKAIAVHVQQAGIKATPQRQFQVSTAPMTERPGDLVRLAGLDWLPLALQPPAQDVAATQISELADQAAAGGDNLDDLFGDSSLPNVALIGTSFSRNSGFVGFLQKELGAPIGNFAKDGGEFSGAANAYFDSPAFRQTPPKLLIWEIPERDLQTPYTVISSWPER; encoded by the coding sequence ATGACCAGTCCGTCGGCCGTACCGCCGCCCCCCGGCCAACTGGCCATGCGTGCCGGCAATGTGGCGGGTATTACGCTGGCAGTGTTCCTCGGCGTCGGCTTGCTGTCTTCCTGCATGCTGCTGCTTGGCGGCAAGGTCGAGCTGCTGCCGAAACCGCTTACCCTCGATGCCGCCCTGCACGGTGAAGTTACTCACAAGCTGGCCAAACAGCTGTCCGGAACATTTCTGGCACAGAAAGCCGCCAACATCGAGCGTGGCGCGAGTTGGCTGCTGTTCCATGACACCGGCCCGCGTGTCCGTGAGGGCTGCCCGGGCTGGCTGTTCCTGACCGACGAATTCAAGCTCAATCGTAATGCCCAGGCCAATGCGCAACGCAAGGCCCAAGCGGTGATCGACGTGCAGCGCAGCCTGAAAAAGCGCGGCATTGACCTGCTGGTCGCCATCGTACCGGACAAGAGCCGTATTGCCGCCACTCAACGCTGCGGGCTCTACCGGCCTGACGTGCTACAGGCCCGGGTTGCAAGTTGGACCACTGACCTGAACGCGGCCGGCGTCGACACACTCGACCTGAGTGCACCCCTGCAATCGCTGGGTGAAACAGCGTACCTGCGCACCGACACGCACTGGAGCGAAGCGGGTGCCAATACAGCTGCCAAGGCAATTGCGGTGCACGTTCAGCAGGCTGGCATCAAGGCAACTCCGCAGCGGCAGTTTCAGGTCAGCACTGCGCCGATGACCGAGCGCCCAGGCGATCTGGTGCGTCTGGCCGGGCTCGACTGGTTGCCGCTGGCGTTGCAGCCCCCCGCGCAAGACGTGGCTGCGACGCAGATCAGCGAGCTTGCCGACCAAGCGGCGGCGGGCGGCGATAACCTTGATGACCTGTTTGGCGACAGTAGCCTGCCGAATGTCGCCCTCATCGGCACCTCGTTCTCGCGCAATTCGGGTTTTGTGGGCTTTCTGCAAAAGGAACTGGGCGCCCCGATCGGCAACTTCGCCAAGGACGGCGGCGAGTTCTCAGGCGCTGCGAACGCCTATTTCGACAGCCCGGCATTCCGCCAGACACCGCCGAAACTGCTGATCTGGGAAATCCCCGAGAGGGACCTGCAGACGCCTTACACAGTGATCAGTTCGTGGCCGGAGCGCTGA
- a CDS encoding RES family NAD+ phosphorylase, producing MIAVYRLVKRKWLAQAFDGEGAKLYGGRWNSKGTACIYCAGSESLALLEILVHLNNASVARHYTMLELQIAEELILNARPDTLPHDWREEPAPHATASFGDAWLASGQSLALAVPSVIIPRECNYLLNVQHPEFRTVVAAARALEFDVDPRLK from the coding sequence GTGATTGCAGTCTATCGTCTGGTAAAGCGCAAATGGCTGGCGCAAGCGTTCGACGGCGAAGGCGCCAAACTCTATGGCGGACGCTGGAACAGCAAGGGCACTGCTTGTATCTATTGCGCCGGCAGCGAATCGCTGGCGTTGTTGGAAATACTGGTGCACCTTAACAACGCCAGTGTAGCCCGCCATTACACGATGCTTGAACTGCAGATCGCCGAAGAGCTGATCCTCAATGCGCGCCCCGATACTCTGCCACACGACTGGCGCGAAGAACCTGCACCACACGCCACCGCCTCGTTCGGCGACGCTTGGCTGGCATCGGGTCAAAGTCTGGCACTGGCCGTACCCAGCGTCATAATTCCGCGCGAATGCAACTACCTCCTCAATGTCCAGCATCCTGAATTCAGGACCGTTGTAGCAGCGGCAAGAGCGCTGGAGTTTGATGTAGACCCGCGCTTGAAGTGA